The Candidatus Woesearchaeota archaeon genome contains a region encoding:
- a CDS encoding DUF1016 domain-containing protein — MKKTDLSKIEEYDQVLKDIRFLLDKAKAQAYKAVDNVRVQTYWQIGERIVREELQHKERADYGQYLLDNLAHDLGFSRRLMFEIVQFYRTYPIVQTVSAQLSWSHIVELIKLAKKEERDFYGQQIIQNGWSVRIVHQEIKKKLYQKASQKGTLAIKKRLPLKTIEPEQIFKEVYHFNFLSLDENSKETEFKDALLNKFEKLLQELGSDFFIGRREVPILIAGNYDKIDLELFHAGLLCYILVEIKTEEFKHSHVSQMYSYLNWYKENKLKNGQRLPIGLIICKTKDDETVHYALGGLKKEIFVAEYKIKLPSEQEIKSKLK, encoded by the coding sequence ATGAAAAAAACCGATTTATCAAAAATTGAAGAATATGATCAGGTACTTAAAGATATACGATTTTTGCTTGACAAGGCCAAAGCACAGGCCTATAAGGCAGTAGATAATGTAAGGGTGCAAACATACTGGCAGATAGGAGAGAGAATAGTAAGGGAAGAATTGCAGCATAAAGAAAGGGCAGATTATGGGCAATACCTCTTAGATAACTTAGCGCACGATTTAGGCTTTTCTAGGAGATTAATGTTTGAGATAGTCCAATTCTACAGAACATATCCAATTGTGCAGACAGTGTCTGCACAATTAAGCTGGTCCCACATTGTTGAATTAATTAAGCTTGCAAAAAAAGAGGAAAGAGATTTTTATGGGCAACAAATAATTCAAAATGGCTGGAGTGTCAGAATTGTTCATCAGGAAATCAAAAAGAAGCTATACCAAAAGGCCTCCCAAAAAGGCACATTAGCCATTAAAAAGAGGCTTCCTCTAAAAACCATTGAACCCGAACAAATTTTCAAAGAGGTCTATCATTTTAATTTTTTAAGCTTAGATGAAAATTCTAAAGAAACGGAGTTTAAAGATGCCCTATTGAATAAATTTGAAAAATTACTCCAAGAACTAGGCTCAGATTTCTTTATTGGCAGAAGAGAGGTTCCAATACTGATCGCAGGCAATTATGATAAAATTGATTTAGAGTTGTTCCATGCCGGATTATTGTGCTATATTTTGGTAGAAATAAAAACTGAGGAGTTTAAGCATTCTCATGTGAGCCAGATGTACTCTTATCTTAACTGGTATAAGGAGAATAAATTGAAGAATGGCCAGCGTTTGCCGATTGGCTTAATAATCTGCAAAACTAAAGATGATGAAACAGTGCATTATGCATTGGGTGGTTTAAAAAAGGAAATTTTTGTTGCCGAATATAAAATCAAGCTTCCAAGTGAGCAAGAAATTAAATCAAAATTAAAATAA
- a CDS encoding PKD domain-containing protein, with amino-acid sequence MENKKIINSLKIVFAVIMLLLLIKITIPTKTVNGQEPFTVDFKGFAISANPVASYSWDFGDGTKSNEQNPTHIYASAGTYNSVLTITDSSGKTAIDVVTVVVSTANAPPIANAGLDRTSAVSTITQLDGSGSSDPEGAQLTYGWAQISGTSVTLSSTTAQKPSFTATQQGTYEFQLTVYDGELHSQPDKVIITITPSNNQLEISDISITPITSSSGTMFEITATVVDNTQSGVNVAADIHSPGLADDLVLTSQGRNEYMTEWDSANAPSGDHTAEITATSNTPVLTDTASTPFSIEEGAAECAVSASCTAEQTCIFSMNAETNSHASQSCDAAYKVCCPSSKFTSNSCGTTILKLNAASNAHAAEPSTTIAGYSTNICVSPSTTQCANRDGACNADETCIASLAQATASPVYNTHVAKCDYYSLKICCK; translated from the coding sequence ATGGAAAATAAAAAGATAATAAACAGCCTGAAAATTGTTTTTGCAGTAATCATGCTGCTGCTTTTAATCAAAATAACAATCCCGACAAAAACAGTTAATGGACAAGAGCCATTCACAGTTGACTTCAAGGGATTTGCAATATCGGCGAACCCAGTGGCTTCTTATTCCTGGGACTTTGGCGATGGAACAAAGAGCAATGAGCAAAATCCAACTCACATATATGCTTCAGCAGGAACTTACAACTCAGTTTTGACTATAACTGATAGTAGTGGAAAAACCGCGATAGATGTTGTTACAGTAGTAGTTTCTACAGCAAATGCCCCTCCAATAGCAAATGCCGGGCTAGATAGAACATCTGCTGTTAGCACAATAACACAATTAGATGGCTCTGGCAGTTCTGATCCAGAAGGAGCTCAACTAACTTATGGTTGGGCGCAAATCTCAGGCACATCTGTAACCTTATCATCAACAACTGCTCAAAAGCCATCATTCACAGCAACGCAACAAGGAACTTATGAGTTTCAATTAACAGTCTATGATGGCGAGCTTCACAGCCAGCCAGATAAAGTTATAATCACAATAACTCCTTCAAATAACCAGCTTGAAATTTCAGATATCAGCATTACTCCAATCACATCATCATCAGGAACAATGTTCGAAATTACAGCAACAGTTGTTGATAATACACAATCCGGCGTGAACGTGGCTGCAGACATACACAGCCCAGGATTGGCAGATGACCTTGTGCTTACAAGCCAAGGCAGAAACGAATATATGACGGAGTGGGATTCGGCAAATGCACCTTCAGGCGATCATACAGCAGAAATAACAGCAACTTCAAACACGCCTGTTTTGACAGATACAGCATCTACTCCCTTTTCAATAGAAGAAGGTGCAGCAGAATGCGCAGTTTCAGCATCATGCACAGCAGAGCAGACTTGCATATTTTCAATGAATGCAGAAACTAATTCACATGCATCGCAGTCATGCGATGCAGCATACAAAGTCTGCTGCCCAAGCAGCAAGTTCACAAGCAACAGCTGCGGAACAACCATATTGAAGCTTAATGCAGCTTCAAATGCGCATGCAGCAGAGCCTTCAACAACAATAGCAGGATATTCAACAAATATCTGCGTTTCGCCAAGCACAACACAATGCGCGAATAGGGACGGCGCATGCAACGCTGACGAGACATGCATCGCCTCCTTAGCGCAGGCAACAGCATCGCCTGTTTACAACACTCATGTTGCAAAATGCGATTATTACAGCCTGAAGATATGCTGCAAATAA
- a CDS encoding TIGR00269 family protein produces MKNNKEKNFIKNFENKIKKTIKKFNLLNKKEEIFVAVSGGKDSTAILYLLKKLGYNVEAITVDVLIGKYTKQNLEKIRGFCKKINIELHVISFREKFGYSLCYIRSVLNSKGLDLKSCTICGVLRRYLINKYARKLKADKIVTGHNLDDEAQAILMNFLRNRLDLNSRLGPISGVVKDKKFIPRIKPLYLTAEKDIVKYSKILDFDVDYGKCPCCHDAYRNFIRGLLNESEEKNPKIKENIVLYFLRDIKNTKNNKINKAINYCNNCGEPAKGTICQTCNLLSKIKE; encoded by the coding sequence ATGAAAAACAATAAAGAAAAAAACTTTATTAAAAATTTTGAGAATAAAATAAAAAAAACAATAAAAAAATTCAATCTGCTGAATAAAAAAGAGGAGATCTTTGTAGCAGTATCCGGAGGCAAGGATTCAACAGCCATCCTTTATTTGCTAAAAAAACTGGGCTATAATGTTGAAGCGATAACCGTAGATGTATTGATCGGAAAATATACGAAGCAGAACCTGGAGAAAATAAGGGGCTTCTGCAAAAAGATAAATATCGAGCTGCATGTCATATCCTTCAGGGAGAAATTCGGCTATTCTCTGTGCTACATAAGATCAGTTTTAAATTCAAAAGGACTTGATCTCAAATCTTGCACAATCTGCGGTGTTCTAAGGCGCTACCTGATCAATAAATATGCAAGAAAATTGAAAGCTGACAAGATAGTTACAGGCCATAATCTGGATGATGAAGCCCAGGCGATCTTGATGAATTTTTTGAGGAATAGATTAGATCTAAATTCAAGGCTTGGTCCGATTTCAGGCGTTGTTAAGGATAAAAAGTTCATCCCCAGGATTAAACCACTCTACTTAACAGCAGAAAAAGATATAGTTAAATATTCAAAAATACTGGACTTTGATGTCGATTACGGGAAATGCCCATGCTGCCATGATGCTTATCGTAATTTTATAAGGGGCTTGTTGAATGAATCTGAAGAAAAAAATCCGAAAATAAAGGAAAACATTGTTTTATATTTTTTAAGAGACATTAAAAATACAAAAAACAATAAAATAAATAAAGCAATAAATTACTGCAATAATTGCGGAGAACCTGCTAAGGGAACAATATGCCAGACGTGCAATTTGCTGTCAAAAATCAAGGAATAA